One Nicotiana tomentosiformis chromosome 4, ASM39032v3, whole genome shotgun sequence genomic window carries:
- the LOC104120049 gene encoding uncharacterized protein isoform X1 gives MLHRAARNAYSWWWASHIRTKQSKWLDQNLQDMEEKVEYVLKIIDEDGESFASRAEMYYRRRPELLNFIEDFFRSYRALAERFDHLSKDLQTANRTIATVYPERVQLSMEDEDGEHFLAAIEPHNESNEPPKSLPAAPKLSVPKVPSFAKRNAKPSRLMSKKGLIKFNVDNATTAAPPTSGLKKSEALQEIDRLQKEILGLQTEKEFIKSSYENGLARYWEIEEHVTEMQTKVSSLQDEFGIGTMIEDDEARTLMTATALNSCQETLARLQEKQKQSVEDVIAEHQKILEVLGKFETLKGKFVSHLPHPQVLSEVNKSSNPDSELKKLNRQVETSETKKYNPEKVHSKVKELQANSATSSMSDLAEKVDELVDKVIYLESALSSQNAYVTRLRAETNELHSHLTKAEEEKGSLVEDSESMSKRIRQLEEELLNVQNLKDYHRQPHLTEASCSFDDLSDKLLNKKQDEDVKDTLLSNKVIGVSAVDKAKQFQAHKATIPGANVLGSSIGISSKDCLKKEGLQAEEGCLKVDQQNLVESHLSNDTQDGQTGVALEANQGVSGVDKAKQFQVHETIIAERNVLGISKGVSTNDGLKKEGLQQPEGCLEDDRQNYAESHSSNDNQDGKRVGTLEANYGVSGVDKAKQIQVHEAVIPGANVLGISKGVSTNDGLKKEGLQQPEGCLEDDQQNYAESHSSNDTQDGKRVGTLEANHGVSGVDKAKQFQVHEEVIPGENVQGISKRVSSKEGLKKEVLQEHERCLEIDWQNFVEGHSINNTQEGQMGGTSEANQGISGVDKEKQFQVHEAITPGANVPGITKGVNSEDGLKKEVLHEQEVCLDVDQKKLVESHLSNDPRDGQMGGTLEANQGSGLTDKEMMTTTTHLVASQGVCVREKLKTDICADQDHSGKAEYTMYVDSNFGNTHNSFQSEDAAANQQNYYKGTEYNVKSPGYDSMISKQIGIGEEAKKQDNLIPFEGKEEKFPKADHHDQDNFTKNGPLEEAADVGIEKGFDRSQHGHVEQRWTNDIANRSDDFPGSAPVNQKKDSKESECITSPGCDAMISKQVRMGEEAKKQDIWDNLIKGKAEKLSISDLQYDHDDLTKTGPAKDAEEVEIEKGFDKSQDVHVTDHGSATRKNVGKVEQTGTNDLADRRDDFPSSIKDKAEKLYKTNHQNLLNDFFQDAPSTDSPDVNMERGFVGSGSFHISNDDLAAKRHVKKEKQARTLDAADTHDHLNMSLEGKEEKLYKSYHQNYTMDCSQNSPLRDSPEVEMEMRFGESDLHVSDNESAIRRDMRMEEQAGTTAITEKSDCLHLPREGKDENSQKSDHLNYQYDLRIRNAADIKMEKAYREREHINISDDFSAIREERTEELAVRDDPHAEMEESNKSLSLSSSNDSAISKDVRMEQQASRINIADKCASSTSEEGKISSDQRSYFNDLLQVSPSGATRDDTSGRGSKEDVHTMNPPRHDSIFFKDTEIQIQKLEYDPLNSENYLDNIHVKGQGSTLQKSTPEKPDQDEGTRASISGSGISIAMNNKGREKVGDDHDVKVAVGSATESLSKLNESKQSDNSLRNMDFRNNIKSEEQNNDFIQVKTDGDFPLSNWHNQLEEHSAKVQVRDIPSTGPDNELEEWESILDNLPSVLRDSKREDLHKDEFPDQVVAGNQEFRTVHNGLYMEQEESRLEDDQPNWRELFLNSLDDREKILLEEYTSVLRNFKGVKKKLNDAEKKRRASHFQYVVQMKVLKNANALKDAQILSLQHRLNLLQSKDVETEFLDKALAHSTDIRQEETIPEETRILRIGGDDGDIKVTDVDETHSFTTVEEKVRMDIDDLLEENIELWLRFSTSFHQIHKFQTSVQDLQAEIKKVKEECNQGTGQPQSLLSGIRPIYRHLREIQTELTLWLDHNAMLKDDLQHRLSSLSNILDVITRLSKSGSKENDPVLNAYQAAKFQGEILNMKQENNKLAGELEVGFECIRKLQDEIRSTLSNLDEELGLKNQQARPRSRIPLRSFLFGVKLKNKRPSIFSCVNPALQKQYSDLTAVPK, from the exons ATGTTACACAGAGCAGCAAGAAATGCATATTCATGGTGGTGGGCTAGCCATATTAGAACAAAGCAGTCAAAATGGCTGGATCAAAACCTCCAAG ATATGGAGGAGAAGGTTGAGTACGTACTCAAAATCATAGACGAGGATGGAGAATCCTTTGCAAGCCGCGCAGAGATGTATTACAGAAGAAGGCCTGAGCTTTTGAACTTCATAGAAGATTTTTTCCGGAGTTACAGAGCTTTGGCAGAGAGATTTGATCATTTATCCAAAGATCTTCAGACTGCTAATCGAACCATTGCTACTGTTTACCCCGAGAGAGTTCAACTGTCGATGGAGGATGAAGATGGCGAACATTTTCTTGCTGCAATAGAACCTCATAATGAATCTAACGAGCCTCCCAAAAGCTTACCAGCCGCGCCAAAGTTAAGTGTCCCAAAAGTTCCTTCTTTTGCCAAACGAAACGCCAAACCTTCAAGATTAATGTCAAAGAAGGGACTGATCAAATTCAATGTTGACAATGCAACTACTGCTGCTCCTCCGACTTCAGGTCTTAAAAAGTCTGAGGCACTCCAGGAAATCGATAGGCTTCAGAAGGAAATTTTGGGACTTCAGACTGAGAAAGAGTTCATTAAGAGCTCATATGAAAATGGGCTAGCGAGGTATTGGGAAATTGAAGAACATGTCACCGAGATGCAAACAAAAGTTAGCAGCTTGCAAGATGAGTTTGGCATTGGCACGATGATTGAGGATGACGAAGCTCGGACATTGATGACTGCCACAGCTCTGAACTCTTGCCAAGAGACCTTGGCTCGGTTGCAGGAAAAGCAGAAGCAATCAGTGGAAGATGTCATCGCTGAGCATCAAAAAATTTTAGAGGTCCTCGGAAAATTTGAGACTCTAAAGGGAAAATTTGTAAGTCACCTGCCACATCCACAAGTCCTCTCTGAAGTAAATAAGTCTTCTAATCCAGATTCGGAATTGAAGAAGTTGAACCGACAAGTGGAAACTTCTGAAACAAAGAAGTATAATCCAGAGAAAGTGCATTCGAAAGTTAAGGAGTTGCAAGCTAATTCTGCCACTTCTTCCATGTCCGATTTGGCAGAGAAGGTTGATGAACTTGTTGATAAAGTCATATATTTGGAAAGCGCTCTCTCTTCCCAGAATGCTTATGTAACTAGATTAAGAGCAGAGACAAATGAACTTCATTCACATCTGACCAAAGCGGAAGAGGAGAAGGGGAGTTTGGTTGAAGATTCAGAGAGCATGAGCAAGAGGATAAGACAACTAGAGGAAGAACTTCTCAATGTTCAGAATCTCAAAGACTATCATCGCCAACCTCATCTTACTGAAGCAAGTTGCAGTTTTGATGATCTCTCTGACAAATTGCTCAataagaagcaagatgaagatgTCAAAGATACTTTGCTATCCAATAAAGTAATCGGTGTTTCAGCTGTCGATAAGGCAAAGCAGTTTCAAGCTCACAAAGCAACCATTCCTGGAGCAAATGTTCTGGGTAGCTCCATAGGTATAAGCAGTAAGGATTGTCTGAAGAAAGAAGGCTTGCAAGCAGAGGAGGGTTGTCTTAAAGTTGACCAGCAAAACCTTGTCGAAAGCCACTTGAGCAATGATACTCAAGATGGACAGACAGGTGTCGCTTTAGAAGCTAACCAGGGTGTTTCAGGTGTCGATAAGGCAAAGCAGTTTCAGGTTCATGAAACGATCATTGCAGAAAGAAATGTTCTAGGTATCTCCAAAGGTGTTAGTACTAACGACGGTCTGAAGAAAGAAGGCTTGCAACAACCGGAAGGTTGTCTTGAAGATGACCGGCAAAATTATGCGGAAAGCCACTCGAGCAACGATAATCAAGATGGAAAGAGGGTTGGCACTTTAGAAGCTAACTACGGAGTTTCAGGTGTCGATAAGGCAAAGCAGATTCAGGTTCATGAAGCAGTCATTCCCGGAGCAAATGTTCTAGGTATCTCCAAAGGTGTTAGTACTAACGACGGTCTGAAGAAAGAAGGCTTGCAACAACCGGAAGGTTGTCTTGAAGATGACCAGCAAAACTATGCGGAAAGCCACTCAAGCAACGATACTCAAGATGGAAAGAGGGTTGGCACTCTAGAAGCTAACCACGGAGTTTCAGGTGTCGATAAGGCAAAGCAGTTTCAGGTTCATGAAGAAGTCATTCCTGGAGAAAATGTTCAAGGTATCTCCAAACGCGTAAGTAGTAAAGAGGGTCTGAAGAAAGAAGTCTTGCAAGAACATGAGCGTTGTCTTGAAATTGACTGGCAAAACTTTGTTGAAGGCCACTCAATCAACAATACTCAAGAGGGACAGATGGGTGGCACGTCAGAAGCTAACCAGGGCATTTCAGGTGTCGACAAGGAAAAGCAGTTTCAGGTTCATGAAGCCATCACTCCTGGAGCAAATGTTCCAGGTATCACCAAAGGTGTAAATAGTGAGGACGGTCTGAAGAAAGAAGTTTTGCATGAACAGGAGGTTTGTCTTGACGTTGACCAGAAAAAGCTTGTTGAAAGCCACTTGAGCAATGATCCTCGAGATGGACAGATGGGTGGCACTTTAGAAGCTAACCAGGGATCAGGGTTGACAGACAAAGAGATGATGACCACTACTACGCATTTGGTGGCATCACAAGGTGTATGTGTGAGGGAGAAATTGAAGACAGACATATGTGCAGATCAAGATCATTCTGGAAAAGCTGAATATACTATGTACGTGGACTCCAACTTTGGTAATACCCATAATAGTTTTCAATCTGAAGATGCTGCTGCCAATCAACAAAACTATTACAAAGGAACTGAATATAATGTCAAATCTCCTGGTTATGACTCTATGATCTCAAAACAAATCGGGATTGGAGAGGAAGCAAAGAAACAAGATAACCTCATCCCATTTGAAGGTAAAGAAGAAAAGTTTCCAAAAGCCGATCATCATGACCAAGACAATTTTACCAAAAATGGTCCTTTGGAGGAAGCAGCAGATGTTGGGATAGAAAAAGGTTTTGACAGAAGTCAACATGGGCATGTCGAACAAAGGTGGACAAATGATATTGCTAACAGAAGTGATGATTTTCCCGGTTCTGCTCCTGTTAATCAGAAGAAGGATTCCAAAGAAAGTGAATGCATCACATCTCCAGGTTGTGATGCAATGATCTCAAAGCAAGTCAGAATGGGAGAGGAAGCAAAGAAACAGGATATTTGGgataacctcatcaaaggtaaagCAGAAAAGCTGTCCATATCCGACCTTCAGTATGATCATGACGATTTAACAAAAACTGGTCCGGCAAAGGATGCAGAAGAAGTTGAGATAGAAAAAGGGTTTGACAAAAGTCAAGACGTGCATGTCACAGACCACGGCTCAGCCACCAGGAAAAATGTCGGGAAGGTCGAGCAAACGGGCACAAATGATCTTGCAGACAGAAGGGATGATTTTCCCAGTTCTATCAAAGATAAAGCAGAAAAGCTTTATAAAACCAACCATCAGAATCTTCTGAATGATTTTTTCCAAGACGCGCCATCAACGGATTCTCCAGATGTCAATATGGAGAGAGGATTTGTTGGAAGTGGAAGCTTTCATATTTCAAACGATGACTTGGCCGCAAAAAGACATGTGAAGAAGGAAAAGCAAGCCAGGACATTAGATGCTGCGGACACGCATGATCATTTGAACATGTCTCTTGAAGGTAAAGAAGAAAAGCTTTACAAAAGCTACCACCAAAATTATACAATGGATTGTTCCCAAAATTCTCCATTGAGGGATTCTCCAGAGGTTGAGATGGAAATGAGGTTTGGTGAAAGTGATCTACATGTTTCAGATAATGAATCCGCCATCAGAAGAGATATGAGAATGGAAGAGCAAGCTGGCACCACAGCTATTACAGAGAAAAGTGATTGTCTGCACCTTCCCCGGGAAGGTAAAGATGAAAATTCTCAGAAATCCGACCATCTGAATTACCAGTATGATCTCCGTATAAGGAATGCTGCCGACATCAAGATGGAGAAGGCATATCGTGAAAGGGAACACATAAATATTTCAGATGATTTCTCAGCTATCAGAGAAGAGAGAACAGAGGAGCTAGCAG TGAGGGACGATCCACATGCAGAGATGGAGGAATCCAACAAAAGTCTGTCTTTGAGTTCATCCAATGATTCAGCTATCTCAAAAGATGTTAGAATGGAACAGCAAGCAAGCAGAATAAACATTGCAGACAAGTGTGCTTCTTCTACAAGCGAAGAGGGAAAAATCTCTTCCGACCAAAGAAGTTATTTCAATGATCTATTGCAGGTTAGTCCATCTGGAGCTACTCGAGATGACACTTCAGGAAGGGGATCCAAGGAAGATGTTCATACAATGAATCCTCCTCGTCATGATTCAATTTTCTTTAAAGACACAGAGATACAAATTCAGAAGCTGGAATATGACCCTCTCAATTCAGAGAATTACCTTGATAACATCCATGTGAAAGGTCAAGGAAGCACTCTTCAGAAGTCCACTCCAGAAAAACCAGACCAAGATGAAGGTACACGAGCATCCATTAGTGGCTCAGGGATCTCAATCGCTATGAACAATAAAGGTAGAGAGAAGGTAGGTGATGATCATGATGTCAAAGTAGCGGTTGGATCTGCCACAGAAAGCCTCTCCAAATTGAATGAAAGCAAGCAATCAGACAATTCTTTAAGAAATATGGATTTCCGGAACAATATCAAGTCAGAGGAGCAAAACAATGATTTCATTCAAGTAAAAACAGATGGCGACTTTCCACTATCCAATTGGCATAACCAACTTGAAGAACATTCAGCAAAGGTCCAAGTGAGAGATATTCCAAGCACTGGCCCCGATAACGAGCTAGAAGAATGGGAAAGTATTTTAGATAATCTTCCATCCGTCTTAAGAGATAGTAAGAGAGAAGACCTACACAAGGATGAATTCCCAGATCAAG TTGTTGCAGGGAATCAAGAGTTCAGGACCGTCCACAATGGGCTCTACATGGAACAAGAAGAATCGAGATTAGAGGATGACCAACCAAACTGGAGAGAGCTGTTCCTAAACAGCTTGGATGACAGAGAGAAGATACTACTTGAGGAGTACACATCAGTCCTTAGAAATTTCAAGGGTGTGAAGAAGAAGCTCAATGATGCGGAGAAGAAAAGGAGAGCGAGCCACTTCCAATATGTTGTGCAGATGAAAGTTTTAAAGAATGCTAATgccttgaaggatgcacagaTTCTGTCGTTACAGCACAGATTGAACTTGCTTCAGTCAAAAGACGTTGAAACAGAGTTCTTGGATAAAGCACTCGCACATTCCACTGACATCAGACAGGAAGAAACTATACCAGAAGAGACAAGAATCTTACGTATTGGGGGGGATGACGGAGACATCAAAGTTACTGATGTCGATGAAACACACTCCTTCACTACTGTTGAAGAGAAAGTACGGATGGACATTGATGATTTGCTGGAGGAAAACATAGAGTTGTGGCTCAGATTTAGCACATCATTTCATCAAATTCATAAGTTTCAAACTTCAGTTCAGGATCTACAAGCTGAAATAAAGAAAGTGAAGGAAGAGTGCAATCAAGGTACAGGTCAGCCACAGTCGCTACTCTCAGGCATCCGCCCAATCTATAGACATCTAAGAGAGATACAAACTGAGTTGACATTGTGGTTGGACCATAATGCAATGCTGAAAGATGACTTACAGCACAGGTTGTCGTCTCTATCTAATATTCTCGATGTGATAACAAGATTGTCAAAGTCAGGGTCTAAAGAGAATGATCCAGTGCTGAATGCCTATCAAGCAGCAAAATTTCAAGGAGAGATTTTAAACATGAAGCAGGAGAACAATAAGCTAGCAGGTGAACTCGAAGTAGGCTTTGAATGTATACGGAAACTCCAAGATGAGATCCGGAGCACATTGTCAAACCTGGACGAAGAACTTGGGCTGAAAAACCAACAAGCAAGGCCTCGATCTAGAATTCCCCTGAGGTCCTTCCTGTTTGGAGTGAAGTTGAAGAATAAGAGGCCGTCCATATTTTCCTGTGTAAATCCAGCATTGCAGAAACAGTACAGCGATTTAACAGCAGTACCAAAATAG